From the Acidobacteriota bacterium genome, the window TGAATGTACTTCTTCACTTGATTCCCAAAATGTAGCTGATAGAGATTCCCGCCGCCGAAATCAATTGGCGTCGAGGGAGCCATTATCCTTCAGACTGAGCATTGTGAAACGGAAATGCTGGTTTTAATTTCGCAGGCCCAGTACATATAGGTCCAAACACTACTTTGTCGTGGAATCCCTTTTGCGCTACGCCCCGCAAGTCCTGCCGAATCGGCAGGAACAAACCAGAAATGATCGGCCATATCTTTAAAGAGACCGAGTAGTAGTGGCATTTGACTTGCTATATGGGAGTAAGGGTAAGACGCGAGGGGAGTGAGTTGGCGGGAACACGCGTTCCGCCGGGTGGAGAAATCGGGCGGAGAAATGAAGGAAGTGGAGGGGCGGAGAAGAATTTCCCGCGCCCCAAATTCTGAGTCCAGACTTTTTAGTTTTGCGGAGGTGGACCACCGCGCATCATCATGCCGGGGCCGCCTTGGCCGCCGAACCCCTGGCCGGGGGCCATGCCCATGAATCCGCCGCGACCGCCGAGGACCGCTGTATCCAGCAAGCCGAACTGCATAAGTGCACCGGCGCTGGGCGCGAGCTTCAAGGCAGCTTCGATTGCGATAACTTTATCGCGCTGCGTGGCGGTCAGCAGAGCCAGTGAGCCAATGTGGTAGGCCTCGTTCTCCTGCTGGATCATCTGGGTCAGCGCGTCCTGGCGCAGGGTGATGGAGCCGATCTTGACGGGATCGGCGCCGGAGGCCTGCATGATGGCGCGCTTGCTCTGCTCCAGAGTGCGATTCTCGTCGCTGTACTCCTTGAGCTTGGCCTGGTGCGCGTCGCGCAGCTCGGTCATCTCGGCGAACTGACGGTCGCTGAGATCGAGGACAGTCTTAATGGCGTCTTGGATGCGCTGCTGCCCGCGCTGCTGTGGCGCGCCGGTAGGCGGCTGCTGCGCCCAACCCGCGGCGGCCAGCGTCAGCACCAGCGCCAGCGCTGCGGATAAAATGTGTTCTGTCGCCTTCATGTTATTAGCTCCCATTGGTTCATCAAAATGGACCGGCGGTCGCACGTCCTGGCAACTGAAAACAAGTGGAAACCAGCCGTGTACGTGAACATTAGACGCGACCGCCACGCCAACCGTTGCTTGATCGCTCGACTACTACACGATCGGCAAACATAAACATGGCGTGGGCGGACACACGACTACTATCTTCATTATGAACCCTATGGCCCATGGAAAGTTGCGGAAAGAGTGAGAATCGCGAGCGCGATCAATCGGCATGGGGGGAGCCGATCAGACGACGGGAGATGGCCTCGGCCTCCGCGCCCTTGCCCTGCGCGCGGTAGAGGTAAGAGAGCAACATCAGACGCTTGGTAATTTTGGGATGTACCGGGCCGTATTTCTCTTCCACCAACGCGAGAGATTTCAAATACAGCGGCTCGGCATCGCTGTAGCGCTTCTGATCCGTAAACAGTCCCGCCAGATTGTTCAGAATGCTGGCCACTTCGCCCTGGTCAGCCTGGCCCGCTACCTCCGCGGCGGCGACTTCGAGAGCCTGCCGGTAGAACTTCTCGGCGGCGGCGAACTTAGCCTGCGAATGATAGAGTACCGCCAGCTTGTTCAGCATTCCCGCCGTGCGCGGCAAGGACTCCAGCATAGCCAGCGAATCCTGCTCCGGCAGCAAAATGACCAGTGCGTCGGGACGGCTGACGGAGGAAAATTGTGAGGAGAGCCAATGC encodes:
- a CDS encoding tetratricopeptide repeat protein — its product is MARILVLGNHPVERQGLALVLEMAGHSCAEAATLHSAMQQLRQAGQVGTPRFDLVLSDARIGAAGTGLIRKLLVEACNDIHILVLKQAGDPLDASSDSGKSGGKQELTVTTSPLHWLSSQFSSVSRPDALVILLPEQDSLAMLESLPRTAGMLNKLAVLYHSQAKFAAAEKFYRQALEVAAAEVAGQADQGEVASILNNLAGLFTDQKRYSDAEPLYLKSLALVEEKYGPVHPKITKRLMLLSYLYRAQGKGAEAEAISRRLIGSPHAD
- a CDS encoding periplasmic heavy metal sensor — its product is MKATEHILSAALALVLTLAAAGWAQQPPTGAPQQRGQQRIQDAIKTVLDLSDRQFAEMTELRDAHQAKLKEYSDENRTLEQSKRAIMQASGADPVKIGSITLRQDALTQMIQQENEAYHIGSLALLTATQRDKVIAIEAALKLAPSAGALMQFGLLDTAVLGGRGGFMGMAPGQGFGGQGGPGMMMRGGPPPQN